The following are encoded in a window of Providencia rettgeri genomic DNA:
- the fliH gene encoding flagellar assembly protein FliH → MSKTKPTHDQWQPWKLRELNQWDLNSSAIPSLSDVPEPDTPKVPCLEPKEVLEQINLLDNIKEDAQRTGYQQGHEKGQKEGYQAGFEQGLRAGEEQGREQALAMQQPIIETWQKLLSEFNYSLDTFDTVVTTKLLQIALTAAKQVLGQSTVCDGTALLEEISHLLQQKPVFAGQPELHVNPNHVELIEQHLGSLLNLHGWRLVADPKLHMGGCRVVAEDGEIDMTVATRWQELCRLYAPENVS, encoded by the coding sequence ATGTCTAAAACAAAACCAACGCATGACCAATGGCAACCATGGAAATTACGTGAACTTAATCAATGGGATCTAAATTCATCAGCTATCCCATCATTAAGTGACGTTCCAGAACCAGATACGCCCAAAGTGCCGTGCCTTGAACCTAAAGAAGTGTTAGAGCAAATTAATTTGCTCGATAATATTAAAGAAGACGCCCAACGTACTGGGTATCAACAAGGTCATGAAAAAGGTCAAAAAGAGGGTTACCAAGCTGGGTTCGAACAGGGTTTGCGAGCGGGTGAAGAGCAAGGACGTGAGCAAGCACTCGCTATGCAACAACCGATTATTGAGACTTGGCAAAAACTCCTGTCGGAGTTTAATTACTCTCTTGATACCTTTGATACAGTGGTAACCACTAAATTATTGCAGATTGCCTTAACCGCTGCGAAGCAAGTGCTTGGGCAATCTACGGTTTGTGATGGTACCGCCCTCCTCGAAGAGATCAGCCATCTATTGCAGCAAAAACCCGTTTTTGCAGGGCAACCTGAGTTGCACGTCAACCCAAATCACGTTGAACTTATTGAACAGCACCTCGGTTCACTGTTAAACCTGCACGGTTGGCGCTTAGTGGCTGATCCAAAACTGCACATGGGGGGTTGCCGCGTTGTCGCAGAAGACGGAGAGATAGATATGACCGTTGCGACTCGTTGGCAAGAACTGTGCCGTTTATATGCACCGGAGAACGTTTCATGA
- the fliG gene encoding flagellar motor switch protein FliG, protein MSLSGTEKSAVMLMTLGEDQAAEVFKHLNPKEVQQLSMAVSNMRQISNNELAEVLTEFEESAIQFAALNINTNDYLRSVLIKALGEERAASLLEDIFEKQETTSGIESLNYMEPQTVADIIRDEHPQIIATILVHLKRNLAADVLELFEERQRNDIMLRIATFGGVQPAALAELTEVLNNLLDGQNLKRSKMGGIRTAAEIINLMKSQQEESVIDAMRDYDSELAQRIIDEMFLFENLIEVDNRSIQRILQEVSTDSLVIALKGSNQALRDHFLNNMAVRAAEIVRDDLESRSPVRMSQVENEQKAILLIVRRLVEKGEIAIGGGDDVYV, encoded by the coding sequence ATGAGTTTAAGTGGAACAGAAAAAAGTGCCGTGATGTTGATGACACTCGGCGAAGATCAGGCCGCGGAAGTATTTAAGCACCTGAATCCAAAAGAAGTTCAGCAACTGAGTATGGCGGTGTCTAACATGCGTCAAATCTCCAACAACGAACTGGCGGAAGTGCTCACCGAGTTTGAAGAATCGGCAATCCAATTCGCTGCGCTGAATATTAATACCAATGACTACCTGCGCTCGGTGTTGATCAAAGCGCTGGGTGAAGAGCGTGCGGCAAGCCTACTTGAGGATATCTTTGAAAAACAAGAAACGACCTCAGGTATCGAAAGCCTCAACTATATGGAGCCACAAACTGTGGCTGATATTATCCGTGATGAGCATCCACAGATTATCGCCACCATTTTAGTTCACTTAAAACGCAACCTTGCAGCCGATGTATTGGAACTGTTCGAAGAGCGCCAACGCAACGACATTATGCTACGTATCGCCACTTTCGGTGGCGTACAACCTGCGGCACTCGCGGAACTCACCGAAGTGTTAAACAATTTGCTGGATGGCCAAAACCTCAAACGCAGCAAAATGGGTGGCATAAGAACGGCGGCAGAAATTATCAACCTAATGAAGAGCCAGCAAGAAGAAAGCGTTATCGATGCAATGCGTGATTACGACAGTGAACTGGCGCAACGTATCATTGATGAAATGTTCCTGTTCGAGAACCTTATCGAAGTGGATAACCGCAGCATTCAACGTATTTTGCAAGAAGTGTCTACCGACTCGCTGGTTATTGCCCTCAAAGGCAGCAATCAAGCTTTACGCGACCACTTCCTCAACAATATGGCAGTACGTGCAGCAGAAATCGTTCGCGACGACTTGGAATCTCGTTCTCCAGTTCGGATGTCCCAAGTGGAAAACGAACAGAAAGCCATTCTGCTTATCGTTCGCCGCTTAGTCGAGAAAGGCGAAATCGCCATCGGTGGTGGAGACGATGTATATGTCTAA
- the fliF gene encoding flagellar basal-body MS-ring/collar protein FliF, producing the protein MSAASKDTGEAKKGFASMVERIKADPKIPLMIAAAAAIAIIVALLLWLRSPDYRVLLSNLSAKDGGDIVSQLTQMNVPYQIADNGSAILVPADKVHELRLKLAQSGLPKGGNTGFELLDKEQFGISQFSEQINYQRALEGELSRTIESLSPVQSARVHLAIPKPTLFVREQKLPTASVTVGLLPGRMLDEGQISAIVHMVSSSVTGLTASNVIIVDQAGRLLTNNDNSQQSANSAQIKMTKEMESHLKQRIEDILSPLVGRANIHAQVTAQMDFSKVEQTSEEYKPNQTPNSAAIRSRQNSQSMQNNNGGTGGVPGALSNQPVSAPNAPIETNKDNKDAQQTNNNRNNTTNTQSDETTNYEVDRKISHTQRQIGVVDRLSVAVIVNYHSQEGENGPEMKPLPPEMMQQIEALTREAMGYSAARGDSLNITNSLFTDDTPIEVEPSLLESPQFIAQLLDYGKILLIALIAWFMWRFGIKPQWVKYRKAQQAQADAEVFVATQMKTPLVVDEEINEDMDEQTRRRLTRQRVSAEIQSQRIREMAEKDPQIVAMVIRQWLGKA; encoded by the coding sequence TAAAGACACAGGAGAGGCTAAAAAAGGGTTTGCCTCAATGGTTGAGCGCATTAAAGCCGATCCAAAAATACCGTTAATGATTGCGGCAGCCGCTGCCATCGCAATTATTGTAGCCCTCCTTCTCTGGTTGCGCAGCCCCGACTATCGCGTTCTGCTAAGTAACCTGAGTGCTAAAGATGGTGGGGACATTGTCAGTCAGTTGACCCAGATGAATGTGCCTTATCAAATCGCAGATAACGGTAGCGCCATTTTAGTTCCCGCTGATAAAGTGCATGAATTACGCTTAAAACTTGCACAATCTGGCTTACCCAAAGGGGGGAACACCGGTTTCGAGCTGCTCGATAAAGAACAGTTCGGTATCAGCCAGTTTAGTGAGCAAATTAACTACCAACGTGCATTGGAGGGTGAATTATCTCGCACCATTGAATCATTAAGCCCGGTACAAAGTGCACGGGTGCATTTAGCCATACCTAAACCAACACTATTTGTGCGTGAACAAAAATTGCCAACCGCATCTGTCACCGTAGGGTTATTGCCCGGCAGAATGCTCGATGAAGGGCAAATTAGTGCCATCGTGCATATGGTATCAAGTAGTGTAACAGGGCTGACGGCCAGTAATGTCATTATTGTTGACCAAGCAGGTCGCTTACTCACCAATAACGATAACAGCCAACAATCTGCCAACAGTGCGCAAATTAAAATGACCAAAGAGATGGAATCCCATCTTAAACAGCGCATTGAAGATATTCTTTCACCATTAGTGGGTCGGGCAAATATTCATGCACAAGTTACCGCACAAATGGATTTCTCCAAGGTTGAACAAACCTCTGAAGAATATAAGCCGAATCAAACTCCAAACAGTGCTGCTATTCGTTCCCGCCAAAATAGCCAAAGTATGCAAAACAATAATGGCGGAACAGGTGGCGTGCCTGGGGCGTTATCAAATCAACCCGTTAGCGCACCGAATGCACCAATTGAAACGAATAAAGATAATAAAGATGCACAGCAAACAAATAACAACCGTAACAACACGACTAACACGCAAAGTGATGAAACCACGAATTACGAGGTAGATCGCAAAATTAGTCACACCCAACGGCAAATTGGCGTTGTAGATAGGCTCTCGGTCGCAGTTATCGTCAATTATCATTCACAAGAAGGTGAAAATGGCCCAGAAATGAAGCCGCTACCACCTGAAATGATGCAGCAAATTGAAGCATTAACCCGTGAAGCGATGGGCTATTCTGCGGCGCGTGGTGACTCGTTAAATATCACTAACTCTTTATTTACGGATGATACCCCTATTGAGGTTGAACCGTCGTTACTGGAAAGCCCGCAGTTTATTGCCCAGTTACTGGATTACGGCAAAATTCTGCTTATTGCGCTAATTGCCTGGTTTATGTGGCGTTTTGGTATCAAACCACAATGGGTTAAATACCGTAAAGCGCAGCAAGCCCAAGCCGATGCAGAAGTGTTTGTGGCAACTCAAATGAAAACGCCACTTGTGGTGGATGAAGAAATTAATGAAGACATGGATGAGCAAACTCGCCGCCGTCTGACTCGCCAGCGTGTTAGCGCTGAAATTCAAAGTCAACGCATTCGCGAAATGGCCGAAAAAGACCCACAAATCGTGGCAATGGTTATCCGTCAGTGGTTAGGAAAAGCGTAA